A region from the Etheostoma spectabile isolate EspeVRDwgs_2016 chromosome 9, UIUC_Espe_1.0, whole genome shotgun sequence genome encodes:
- the atp5f1d gene encoding ATP synthase F(1) complex subunit delta, mitochondrial, translating to MMAARFLRRALPVLRQARSYAEAVSGSPQMSFTFASPTQVFFKEASVKQVDVPTLTGAFGILPAHVPTLQVLRPGVVTVFGDDGSPAKYFVSSGSITVNADSSVQLLCEEAVALDQLDIAVAKANLEKAQSDLAGTSDEAARAEVQISIEANEAIVKALE from the exons ATGATGGCAGCAAGATTTCTCCGCCGTGCTCTCCCCGTGCTGAGGCAAGCTCGCTCCTACGCCGAGGCCGTCTCCGGGTCCCCGCAGATGTCCTTCACTTTCGCCTCCCCCACACAG GTGTTTTTCAAAGAGGCCAGTGTGAAACAGGTTGACGTGCCCACACTCACTGGTGCGTTCGGTATCCTTCCTGCCCACGTACCCACCCTGCAGGTGCTTCGGCCCGGTGTTGTCACAGTCTTCGGTGACGACGGCTCCCCTGCCAAATACTTTG tgaGCAGTGGGTCAATAACAGTCAACGCTGATTCTTCAGTGCAACTGCTATGTGAGGAAGCTGTTGCTTTGGACCAGCTGGACATTGCT GTTGCCAAGGCCAACCTGGAGAAGGCCCAGTCTGACTTGGCCGGCACATCTGACGAGGCGGCGAGGGCAGAAGTTCAGATCAGCATAGAGGCCAACGAGGCCATCGTCAAGGCCCTGGAGTAA